In one window of Branchiostoma floridae strain S238N-H82 chromosome 14, Bfl_VNyyK, whole genome shotgun sequence DNA:
- the LOC118430753 gene encoding nuclear pore complex protein DDB_G0274915-like: protein MSASNPALSLNASGLDLATSLKPKPAGGISSAASSLLTPAVSSASAAVSTAGLASTVLGKPTETVKPQSSLLLNTTSTAPTILPTAAPLTIGNSITAAGKPAATTAAATNFAAAAQPTGTASFSFGNPAATNKATLAQAATVSVPTTAPPPYNFGSITQGTATSTAATTSGALPSAPIVSTGTSINISAASGSKPDTGGQKTAFPSIFGPPASSTASVPSTNASTSQLSSAGIFSFGNPSSAVNSKREASTTSSTTGGINAGSLSGPSTGGFSFSANTGATSQAASTKGTAFSFTTGATSTSGFGTGISTTGGLNVATTQANSNPTQTGLFAFGGAPSSSTAKPAAPSSAGFSFGSTQPATTSATTLAAGFSFSAATSSAPAATSTGTGIFNLSGKTTTQSSLPAFGQAATTAAPAFGQTTTGTASFGQPATTTAAGSAGFSFGQATKPSATATPFSFGAAPKPAATTSSGLGFGSTMSATTTAGFSFSATTTTTAATGSTLNAFGATKTSSTSNGPFGGSQATPFQFGTASTQASSTFSFGPKTDSSTPAFGTSTTTAAPAFGASTTAAPAFGASTTTAPAFGASTTTAPAFGGSTAPAFGASTSTTPAFGSTSQPAAPAFGASSSTQNPFGATQNSFGGTQNAFGTSPANSAPVGMTTQPAFGQSSTGTFGTAATGTPTFGAPSTQNAFGATAATNAFGTSSGFGAPATTTASTAGFNFGPAAQPSGFGTPQQSSGVFKFGQTNTPEKPAFVAQPPGTPTPSFNFAAGTPAGTPTFGTPAQPNFGAFTPGTPGTPGGFSIGSAQSSAVTGSRTRDRLRAKRRGNKR from the exons ATGTCAGCCTCCAACCCAGCTCTTTCTCTTAATGCTTCGG GTCTTGATCTTGCGACAAGTTTAAAACCCAAACCTGCAGGTGGCATCTCATCCGCTGCTTCCAGTTTGCTGACACCAGCAGTATCTTCAGCATCTGCAGCTGTAAGCACAGCCGGACTCGCCTCCACTGTGTTAGGAAAACCGACAGAAACAGTCAAACCTCAAAGTAGCCTCCTGCTCAACACTACTTCTACAGCTCCCACTATACTACCCACAGCAGCACCATTGACAATAGGGAATTCTATTACAGCTGCAGGAAAACCTGCAGCAACGACTGCAGCCGCAACCAACTTTGCTGCAGCAGCTCAACCTACGGGCACGGCTTCGTTTAGTTTTGGCAATCCCGCGGCTACAAACAAGGCTACGCTGGCACAGGCAGCCACAGTGTCCGTGCCAACCACGGCACCGCCACCCTACAACTTTGGTTCCATCACACAGGGAACAGCAACCTCCACAGCAGCGACCACCAGTGGAGCGTTGCCGTCCGCTCCAATCGTTTCCACAGGCACTAGCATCAACATCTCAGCAGCCTCGGGATCAAAGCCGGATACTGGTGGACAAAAGACAGCCTTCCCTTCCATCTTCGGTCCTCCTGCAAGCAGCACTGCGTCTGTACCATCCACGAATGCTTCAACCTCCCAGCTTAGCTCCGCAGGAATATTCAGCTTTGGAAACCCAAGTTCTGCTGTTAACTCAAAGCGAGAGGCAAGCACCACGAGCTCCACTACAGGAGGGATCAATGCAGGGTCTTTGTCTGGTCCCTCTACAGGTGGTTTTTCATTCAGTGCAAATACAGGTGCAACGTCCCAAGCAGCTTCAACAAAGGGCACTGCTTTCAGCTTCACAACTGGGGCAACGTCGACGTCAGGATTTGGAACTGGAATAAGTACGACAGGAGGTTTGAACGTGGCGACAACACAAGCCAACAGCAATCCCACACAGACTGGTTTGTTTGCATTTGGTGGTGCGCCAAGCTCTAGTACAGCCAAACCAGCTGCACCTAGCAGTGCAGGGTTCAGCTTTGGAAGCACACAGCCAGCAACCACGTCAGCAACTACGTTAGCTGCGGGTTTCTCCTTCAGTGCAGCTACAAGTTCTGCACCTGCTGCAACTTCAACTGGCACAGGAATTTTCAATTTGTCTGGGAAGACCACCACCCAATCATCTTTGCCAGCATTTGGACAGGCGGCCACTACAGCCGCTCCTGCGTTTGGACAGACCACGACTGGCACAGCTTCATTTGGACAGCCAGCGACGACAACAGCAGCTGGTTCAGCTGGCTTCTCATTCGGACAGGCCACAAAACCATCTGCAACCGCCACGCCATTTAGCTTCGGTGCTGCTCCCAAACCCGCAGCCACAACATCATCTGGGCTTGGGTTTGGCTCCACCAtgtcagcaacaacaacagctggcTTTTCTTTTAGcgcaacaacaactacaaccgCAGCGACAGGCAGTACACTGAACGCCTTTGGAGCTACAAAAACGAGCAGTACAAGCAACGGGCCTTTTGGCGGAAGCCAAGCAACGCCATTCCAGTTTGGAACAGCAAGCACGCAGGCGTCCTCAACGTTCTCATTTGGACCGAAAACAGACAGTAGTACGCCGGCATTTGGCACAAGTACAACGACGGCTGCCCCAGCTTTTGGTGCAAGTACAACGGCGGCCCCAGCATTCGGCGCAAGCACTACAACAGCTCCAGCTTTTGGCGCAAGTACCACAACAGCTCCAGCATTCGGTGGAAGCACAGCACCAGCATTTGGAGCCAGTACCAGTACTACACCAGCATTTGGCAGCACAAGCCAACCGGCTGCTCCTGCTTTTGGTGCGTCTTCTTCCACGCAAAACCCCTTTGGAGCAACTCAGAATTCATTCGGCGGCACTCAAAATGCCTTTGGAACCTCCCCGGCGAATTCGGCTCCTGTTGGAATGACAACACAGCCAGCATTTGGACAATCAAGCACAGGGACCTTCGGTACAGCTGCCACAGGTACTCCAACCTTTGGAGCACCTTCGACGCAGAACGCATTTGGAGCCACGGCCGCGACAAACGCCTTTGGGACATCATCTGGATTCGGTGCACCAGCGACAACGACAGCATCTACAGCAGGGTTTAATTTCGGACCTGCAGCACAGCCTAGTGGGTTTG GTACCCCCCAACAGTCGTCGGGAGTTTTCAAATTTGGGCAGACGAACACACCAGAGAAGCCTGCCTTTGTAGCCCAACCTCCTGGAACACCTACACCTTCATTCAACTTTGCAGCAG GTACCCCAGCTGGCACCCCCACGTTTGGTACCCCCGCCCAGCCCAACTTCGGCGCCTTCACCCCCGGTACGCCGGGAACACCAGGCGGCTTCTCCATCGGATCTGCGCAGTCCTCCGCAGTGACGGGATCACGGACCAGGGACCGCCTGAGGGCCAAACGCAGAGGAAACAAGAGATAG
- the LOC118430081 gene encoding uncharacterized protein LOC118430081, protein MNVILGQQVIWAVFLVFVTAQETLATQVAVTTASDGWIDHAATDANIEISLEVVRSVQASVTSTSTVSCSLDCSGARCNKDHIDVATCGALYGILKQVTLYNTGTGHAPDWHPVRVKVTDGGHVYDFNLVDIWIDARQSATMQVTATSCNQPAAPSNGYFSGGTNHNTYGYARCNSGNPGYYLTSSSDSRYLCYAGYRYPKYPSVTCNACQSIANCERYNQCTGSSDSRCTKCQYDRGTVQKAYQLSSDGTLCTKLCSWRPDSIFCYPGRCTHNTPASCTCAPGFGGSNCLAINSAPVMSSCLGKLRRMVNGTERDSSEASCMSTSSPATVWTSLNNRTDHTEQMQLEVTWDTSFPGPSVTDWPQHYYIHDHGIGVISASVDWWLERGGTRISSGTFPCVGGDISRDNPKASPHCTATVTMRVPPQQGDSLFFTAKSRNGGYVKVRNYDRTSGYTVNPPVYFSGQELAHTAHFTFDFQPPSQSDATTSSSDGKTTVHPTSPATTLTWSTALINASAAKLTSSNEGHGVGIYAGIAAGAVGVIVLGVLVTVFLLRRRRERGESRQSSFFNSYIPEGSEEREDVVDMNAATHRQASGYDMPIYAMDVRPQEESEHVYQGLRPVAQVYEQ, encoded by the exons ATGAACGTTATCCTGGGTCAGCAG GTTATTTGGGCGGTCTTTCTTGTCTTTGTGACAGCCCAAGAAACATTGG CAACCCAGGTGGCGGTAACAACTGCCTCTGACGGCTGGATTGACCATGCGGCCACTGATGCAAACATTGAAATTAGTCTGGAAGTTGTACGCTCAGTCCAGGCCTCAGTCACCTCCACATCAACGGTCTCGTGTTCTTTGGATTGCAGCGGTGCCCGGTGCAACAAAGACCA TATTGATGTAGCTACGTGTGGTGCCTTGTACGGAATTCTGAAGCAGGTTACTCTGTATAACACTGGCACAGGTCACGCCCCGGACTGGCATCCTGTGAGG GTGAAAGTAACCGATGGTGGTCATGTGTACGACTTTAACCTCGTTGATATATGGATAGATGCCCGACAAAGTGCAACAATGCAAGTTACCG CCACATCGTGTAACCAACCAGCAGCCCCGAGCAATGGATACTTCAGCGGCGGCACGAATCACAACACTTACGGGTACGCAAGATGCAACAGCGGTAACCCAGGCTACTACCTGACTTCGTCATCTGACAGTCGCTATCTTTGCTATGCAGGCTACCGGTACCCCAAATATCCAAGTGTGACATGCAATG CGTGCCAGAGCATCGCCAACTGTGAGAGATACAACCAGTGTACCGGGTCCAGTGACTCGAGGTGCACGAAGTGTCAGTATGACAGGGGGACCGTCCAAAAGGCGTACCAGCTCTCCAGTGATGGAACGTTGTGTACAA AGCTGTGCTCATGGCGACCTGACAGTATCTTCTGCTACCCGGGTAGATGTACCCACAATACACCGGCGtcctgcacatgcgcaccgGGCTTTGGTGGCTCCAACTGTCTGGCAA TCAACTCCGCTCCTGTGATGAGTAGTTGTTTGGGTAAGCTGAGAAGGATGGTAAATGGGACGGAACGGGACTCTTCTGAAGCATCATGCATGAGCACGTCATCTCCCGCGACTGTCTGGACCAGCCTGAACAACAGGACAGACCATACGGAGCAGATGCAGCTCGAG GTTACTTGGGACACCAGTTTCCCAGGCCCCAGTGTGACAGACTGGCCCCAGCATTACTACATACACGACCACGGTATAGGTGTGATCTCTGCCTCGGTGGACTGGTGGCTGGAGAGAG GTGGTACCAGGATTAGCAGCGGAACATTTCCCTGTGTGGGCGGTGATATCAGCAGAGACAACCCCAAAGCATCCCCACACTGCACCGCAACTGTCACCATGAGAGTCCCACCGCAGCAAGGCGACAG CCTTTTCTTTACTGCGAAGTCGAGGAACGGTGGATACGTCAAAGTCCGGAACTACGACCGCACGTCCGGGTACACCGTGAACCCGCCGGTCTACTTTTCGGGTCAGGAGCTCGCTCATACCGCGCACTTCACGTTCGACTTCCAGCCTCCATCTCAGTCAGATGCAACAACTAGTTCTTCCGATGGAAAAACTACCGTTCATCCTACTTCACCTGCCACAACTCTTACTTGGTCTACCGCACTTATCAACGCGTCGGCCGCGAAGCTTACTTCATCCAACGAGGGCCACGGCGTCGGAATCTATGCGGGGATTGCAGCCGGTGCTGTCGGAGTGATTGTGTTGGGGGTTCTGGTAACTGTCTTCCTACTGCGCAGGCGGAGGGAAAGAGGCGAGTCAAGGCAGTCTTCGTTTTTCAATTCGTATATCC CAGAAGGGTCGGAGGAACGGGAAGATGTGGTAGACATGAATGCGGCCACTCATCGTCAGGCGTCAGGGTACGACATGCCGATATACGCGATGGACGTACGCCCGCAGGAAGAAAGTGAACATGTCTACCAAGGGCTGAGGCCAGTGGCACAGGTGTATGAGCAGTAA
- the LOC118431146 gene encoding caspase-3-like gives MDVYAAWSHWMQGNTDEQSEGDQIFNVNLQETFDKMMLSQKKAQEKIASLEEEKAKFQQDIETLQDQREEQRQENHNLKQQVDFFKAKNQKEEAARYSMGHKSNGVAIIINNINFRAKFTKRVGAEHDTKKLETTFQMLGLKVKFHTDLTVSEMIHVLNEEASQDHTHHNLFLCCIMSHGHQGKVYGTDGIGLDILELTNLFKGDECKSLLGKPKLFFVQACQGDKIQDKQTKADAVPGGSPSAIVAYMTAEADFFLSLATVPGCKALRNELTGAYYVTILSDVLTKGGSSQSLMSLMVEVNDKMSEMHGQCPFWCGTLTKKLYLVNKKDQLTCSTCMLEIAQQEVDTGLPPEWEVVTNESLEMELSSSGEYSR, from the exons ATGGATGTCTATGCAGCATGGAGCCATTGGATGCAAGGCAACACAGATGAACAATCG GAAGGTGACCAAATCTTTAACGTCAACCTGCAAGAGACCTTCGATAAGATGATGTTGTCGCAGAAGAAGGCTCAGGAGAAGATTGCTTCCCTGGAAGAAGAGAAAGCCAAGTTCCAACAGGACATAGAGACACTGCAGGATCAGAGGGAGGAACAAAGGCAGGAGAATCACAACCTAAAGCAGCAG GTTGACTTCTTTAAAGCTAAGAACCAGAAAGAGGAGGCAGCCCGATACTCCATGGGTCACAAGAGCAACGGGGTggccatcatcatcaacaacatcaacttCAGGGCCAAGTTTACCAAGAGGGTGGGAGCAGAGCACGACACAA AAAAACTTGAGACAACATTCCAGATGCTGGGACTGAAGGTGAAGTTCCACACTGACCTGACTGTGTCTGAGATGATCCACGTACTGAATGAGGAGGCCAGCCAAGACCACACCCACCACAACCTGTTCCTGTGCTGCATCATGTCACATGGTCACCAGGGGAAGGTCTATGGTACAGACGGCATCGGGCTCGACATCCTCGAGCTCACAAACCTCTTCAAGGGAGATGAGTGCAAGAGTCTTCTGGGGAAGCCCAAGCTGTTTTTCGTTCAGGCATGTCAGGGGGATAAAATTCAGGATAAGCAAACTAAGGCTGATGCCGTCCCAGGGGGGTCCCCCTCCGCAATCGTGGCCTACATGACGGCCGAGGCTGATTTCTTCCTCAGCCTTGCCACTGTTCCTGGGTGCAAGGCTCTGAGAAATGAGCTAACGGGGGCGTACTATGTCACCATCTTGTCCGACGTCCTGACAAAGGGCGGCAGTAGTCAGAGCCTGATGAGTTTGATGGTTGAGGTGAACGACAAAATGAGTGAGATGCATGGCCAGTGTCCCTTCTGGTGTGGTACTCTGACCAAGAAGCTGTATTTGGTTAATAAGAAAGATCAGCTAACCTGTAGCACATGTATGCTGGAGATTGCACAACAGGAAGTTGACACCGGTTTGCCTCCAGAGTGGGAGGTCGTGACAAATGAGTCCCTGGAAATGGAGCTCTCCAGTAGTGGGGAGTACAGCAGGTAG
- the LOC118430005 gene encoding uncharacterized protein LOC118430005, with translation MIREKTNMGVRAVIFLGCATLLFASTSAGSIQKQAEVVEHLENGLFEILEEVDEELRQLEQQQNVPEGSSDGMTLRQTGKAWRDDLRCGAGYPAPNGQTAQCDPAGRFPCCSTGKWCGNTAAHCTCSGCVHYKKEWRDDLRCGAGYPAPNGQPAKCNPGGRYPCCAPSKWCGNTSNHCYCRGCVNYGK, from the exons ATGATAAG AGAGAAGACAAACATGGGCGTTCGCGCTGTTATCTTCCTTGGATGTGCGACACTCCTTTTTGCTTCAACTTCAG CTGGGAGTATCCAGAAGCAGGCAGAGGTGGTCGAACATCTAGAGAATGGACTTTTTGAGATCCTTGAAG AGGTAGATGAGGAGTTGCGGCAACTAGAGCAGCAACAAAACGTTCCCGAAGGGTCCAGCGACGGCATGACTCTTCGCCAGACCGGAA AAGCGTGGCGTGATGATTTGCGGTGCGGTGCGGGCTACCCGGCACCAAACGGACAAACTGCTCAATGTGACCCTGCTGGCAGATTCCCATGCTGCTCCACTGGCAAATGGTGTGGCAACACTGCAGCCCACTGTACCTGTTCTGGCTGTGTCCACTACAAGAAAG AGTGGCGCGATGATTTGCGGTGCGGTGCGGGCTACCCGGCACCAAACGGACAGCCTGCTAAATGCAACCCTGGCGGCAGATACCCATGCTGCGCCCCAAGCAAATGGTGTGGCAACACTTCGAACCACTGTTACTGCCGTGGCTGTGTCAACTACGGGAAGTAA